The following DNA comes from Streptomyces globosus.
GCGGCAGGTAGACGAGGGCCGAGTAGTAGCGGCCGTACTCGTCCTGGCGCAGGTACAGGCGCAGCCGGCGGCGCTCCTGCAGGTAGAGGACCGAGGTGACGATCTCGCGGAGCTTGTCGACCGGGGTCTGGAACAGCTCGTCGCGCGGGTAGGTCTCCAGGATCTGGAGCAGGTCGCGGCCGTCGTGGCTGGACGGCGAGAAGCCGGCGCCCTCCAGCACCTCGGCGACCTTGCGGCGGATGACCGGCACGCGGCGCACGGACTCGGTGTAGGCGGCGGAGGAGAACAGGCCGAGGAAGCGGCGCTCGCCGACGACGTTGCCCTCGGCGTCGAACTTCTTGACGCCGACGTAGTCGAGGTACGAGGGGCGGTGCACGGTGGCGCGGCTGTTGGCCTTGGTCAGGACCAGCAGGCGGTGCTCGCGCGCCTTGGCGCGGGCGTCGGCCGGCAGCCGGTTGAAGGACGGCGAGACGGGGTGGGCGTCCTCGCGGGAGTCGTGGCGCGGGTCGGAGCGCAGGATGCCGAGGCCGGTGCCGGGCACGGCGGCGAGGGCGTCTCCGTCGACGAGGTTGTACTCGCGGTAGCCGAGGAAGGTGAAGTGGTCGTCGGCGAGCCAGCGCAGCAGCTCGCGGGCCTCTTCGGGCTCGTACTCGTGGAGGTCGGGGGCGGCCGGCTCGTCGGGCAGGCCGTCGGCGATGCGCAGCGCGGTGTCGCGCATCTTCTCCCAGTCCTCGACGGCCTCGCGGACGTCGGACAGGACGCGCAGCAGGTCGGCGTTGATCTGCTTGAGGTCGGCGCGGTCGGTCTCGCGGTCGATCTCGACGTGGATCCACGACTCGACGAGGGCGTCGTGCGGGCGGGCGGTCCGGGGGCCGTGGGCGTCGCAGTCCGGGCCGAGGATCTCGATCAGCTTGCCGGTGACGTCGCGGCGGACGACGACCTGCGGGTGGATCACGACGTGGATGCCGCGGCCCTGGCGGGAGAGCTCGTTGGTGACGGAGTCGACCAGGAAGGGCATGTCGTCGGTGACGACCTCGACGACGGAGTGGCTGGAGGTCCAGCCGTTCTCCTCGACCGTCGGCGTGTGGACGCGGACGTTCGCGGTGCCCTGCGGCCGGTTCTCGGCGAGCCGGTAGTGCGACAGCGCCGCCCCGAACACGTCGACCGGGTCCCGGTCCACGAGGTCCTCGGGAGCGGTGTGCAGGTAGTAGCGCTGGAGATAGGCGAGAGTGGTGTCCGGGTCGGGCCGCCGGCCCTGCTCTGCCCCAGTCGGAAGTACCCCCCCGGCCGGGCTGTGCTCAGCTACCCGGGCCGCCCGCGCGAGCAGCTCGGCCTTTGCTTCGTCCAGCTTGGTCTGCATGTCCTCTGGCTCCTGTCGCGCGCCATTGCGTGACGTAGGTGAAGGAAGGAATGACGTAGCGCCGCGAAGCGGGTGGTCCGTCCGGAGTCGACGCTATGTCGTCGTGAAAGCCGTCCGGGAGGGATTCGGCCAAGATCGGCACGTCGTCCCGGCGGCGGGGACCAGCGAAGGCCCGGGCACGGTCGTGCGCCGGGCGCAGGCCGGGGGCTTCGGCGCCCCCGATGGATATCGCGCTGATCACGGGTACCAGGCTATCTCGCCGCACCCCCACCGCGTCACGGTCCGGATCTGTACAAAAGCAGGTAGGGAAGTTTGACGATGTGCGCAGTGACGCGGCCCACGGGCCGTGCCAGTGCCTATTCGGCCAGCTCGCGAGCAGTGCGTACGGCCTCTGCCAGGCTGTCCACGACGGGGACACCGGCTGATTCCAGACTGGAGCGGCTGTGCGAACCACCCGTGTAGAGGACGGCCCGAGCGCCTACGTGGGCGGCGGCCGAGGCATCGTCGACCGCGTCTCCGATGAGGACCGTGTGCTCGGGTGCCACGCCGCGGGCGGCGAGGGCCTCCATGTGGCGCACGAGGTGGCCGGCCTTTGAGGTGTGGGAGGGGCCGGTGCGGCCGTCGACGCGCAGGAAGTGCCGCTCGATGCCGTACCGGCGCACGAGCGGGACGAGGCGGTCGTGGGGCGCGAGCGACAGCAGGGACTGGGTGAGGCCGTCGGCCTCCCACTCCGCGAGCAGCCCGCGGGCCCCGTCGGTGAGCCCGGCCTCCTCGGCGGCGGCCCAGTAGTGGCGGTGGAAGGCCTCGTCCATGACGGCCCACTCGGTGTCGGTGGGCAGCCGGCCCATGAGGCGCTCGTAGAACTTCGGCACCGGTACGACGTACAGCTCCCGGTAGCGCTCCAGGGTGATGGGCGCGAAGCCGAACTCGGCGAAGGAGGCGTTCGTCGCCGCGATCACGGCGTGGATGTCGTGCAGGAGCGTGCCGTTCCAGTCCCAGACGATGTGGCGGCGCGCGGACGCCGGGCCGCCGGTCATGCCAGCAGTCCCGGGATCTCCTGCACGCCGAACCACAGCAGTTCGTGGTCCTCGGCGCCGTCGAGGGCCGGGCGGGCGGCGTCGTCGCCCGCGTCGGCGGCGCCCACGGCCTCGGCGGCGGCCGCCACGTCGGCGACGGCGTCGTCGGCGTCGACGTGCACGGCGGCGGCAGCGGCGAGCCGCACCGGCCCGGACAGGGCGACCTGGCCGAGCGCGGGGCCGTCGGAGCCGGGGACGGGGGCGGCGGCCTGCTCGGCGACGTCGAAGGCGACGACGACGCGCTTGCGCGGGGCGGCGGCGTCCTCGGCGAGCAGCCGCAGCGAGGCCTCGGCGGCGCGGCCGAGGGCCGCGTACTCCAGCTCTTCGAGGTCGTCCGACACGTACCACTCGCGCAGGCCGGGCGTGACGGCGTACCCGCGCAGCGGGTCGCCGCCCAGCTCACCCGCCTGGTGCACCTCGGCGAGCCCGGGCAGGGTCAGGGGGACGTACACGCGCATGGCCGGCCGCTTTCGGTAGTCGGAAACCCACCCAGGATACGGCCGCCATCCCGCAGGCGTCCCGCCCCGGCCCTCCCGCGGTAGCCCGCCCCGGGCGGGGGAGCCGGCTGCACGGGGTGACGACCGGTGTCCCCGATCGGGGGCCGCTGCCGCGCCCGGCCGGGGGCGGGCGGGCAGGCGGCCGCGCGCGGTGACGGGCGGAGCCGCCCCTCTGCGCGGCCGGGCGGGGGCGTAAGGGGCGGGAGGGGTGCCCCGGCCACCCGGATAGGTGAACCCGCGGGGTGCCCCTCCGGGGCGCCGCCGGGCGTTGCGGAGCGTGGCGGGGCGGACATAGAAGATCACCGACCAGGTTACTGCCCGGTACCCGCCGGGCCCGGCCACCACGGGGACACCATGACCGCACGGACCGCGCACACCACCAGGCCGCCCGCCCGCCGCGACCGGCGCGGCCCCCGCCCCGCCCGCCCCTCACGGCCCGTACGGCCCCGCGGCCCGCACGACTGGTTCGCGGAGCAGCTGCTCGCCGTCGTCTCCGGCCAGCGCCCCGTGCACTCCCTGCTCGGCCTGACCGTCGGACCGGCCTACGACCAGCTCGTGAGCCTCGCCCCCAGCGGCCCGCTGCGCCGCCGCTTACGGCCCGTCCTGCGCCACTGCGGCCGCTTCCACCCAGGGCCCGGGGTCATCGAGGCCTTCGCCCGCATCGCCACCGGCGAGCGGGTCTCCGCGATGGCGTTCCGCCTGGAGCAGGGCCCCGACCTGCGCTGGCGGTGCGCCGCGGTGGAGATCCGCGGCCCGCGGCCGTGAGCCCCGCAGGCCGGCCGGCGGCACCCGCCCGCCCCCGGAACGCCGCCGGGGCCGGACTCCGCGCGTACGCGGTGTCCGGCCCCGGCGGGAGCCGCCCCTGTCGGGCGGCTCCCCTACTTCTTGCGGCGGCGGCCGCCGGCCGCCTTCTGCGCCTTGCGGCGCTCGGCGCGCGTCATGCCGTCGCCCGCCTGGCCGTCGGAGTCGAAGTCGCCCTCGACCACACCGCCCTCCCCGTCGACCGTCGGCGCCGAGAAGTGCAGGCGGTCCGGCCGCTGCGGGGCGTCCAGGCCCTTCGCGCGGATCTCCGGGCGGGCCCCCGCCGGCTCCTTGGCCAGGGACGGCGCCGCGTCCTGCACCGGCACCTCCTCGACCTGCTGCTCGACCTGGACCTCCAGGTTGAACAGGTAGCCGACGGACTCCTCCTTGATGCCCTCCATCATGGCGTTGAACATGTCGAAGCCCTCGCGCTGGTACTCGACCAGCGGGTCCTTCTGCGCCATGGCCCGCAGGCCGATGCCCTCCTGGAGGTAGTCCATCTCGTAGAGGTGCTCGCGCCACTTGCGGTCCAGCACCGACAGCACCACGCGCCGCTCCAGCTCGCGCATGATGTCCGAGCCGAGCGCCTTCTCGCGCGCCGCGTACTGCTCGTGGATGTCGTCCTTGACGGACTCGGCGATGAACTCGGCGGTGATGCCGGCCCGGTCGCCCGCCGCGTCCTCCAGCTCCTCGATCGTGACCTTGATCGGGTAGAGCTGCTTGAACGCACCCCACAGCCGGTCCAGGTCCCACTCCTCGGCGAAGCCCTCGACCGTCTCGGCCGCGATGTACGCGTCGATCGTGTCGTCCATGAAGAAGCGCACCTGCTCGTGCAGGTCCTCGCCCTCCAGGACGCGGCGGCGCTCGCCGTAGATGACCTCGCGCTGGCTGTTGAGGACCTCGTCGTACTTCAGGACGTTCTTGCGGGTCTCGAAGTTCTGGGTCTCGACCTGCGACTGCGCCGAGGCGATGGCGCGCGTCACCATCTTGTTCTCGATCGGCACGTCGTCCGGCACGTTCGCCATCGCCATGACGCGCTCCACCATCTGCGCCTTGAACAGGCGCATCAGGTCGTCGCCCAGCGACAGGTAGAAGCGGGACTCGCCCGGGTCGCCCTGACGGCCGGAGCGGCCGCGCAGCTGGTTGTCGATACGGCGCGACTCGTGCCGCTCGGTGCCCAGCACGTACAGCCCGCCGAGCGCCTTGACCTCCTCGAACTCGGCCTTGACGGCTGCCTCGGCGCGCTGGAGGGCGGCGGGCAGCGCGGCCGCCCACTCCTCGATGTGCTCCTCGGGGTCGAGGCCCTGCTGGCGCAGCTCGGCCTCGGCGAGGTCGTCGGGGTTGCCGCCGAGCTTGATGTCGGTGCCGCGGCCGGCCATGTTCGTGGCGACGGTGACGGCGCCGCGGCGGCCCGCCTGGGCGACGATCGCGGCCTCGCGGTCGTGCTGCTTGGCGTTGAGGACCTCGTGCGGGATGCCCCGCTTGGACAGCTGCCGCGAGAGGTACTCGGACTTCTCGACGGAGGTGGTGCCGACGAGGATCGGCTGGCCCTTCTCGTGCTTCTCCGCGATGTCGTCGACGACGGCGGCGAACTTCGCGACCTCGGTCCGGTAGATCAGGTCGGCCTGGTCGACGCGCTGCATCGGCCGGTTCGTCGGGATCGGGACGACGCCCAGCTTGTAGATCTGGTGGAACTCGGCGGCCTCGGTCATGGCCGTACCGGTCATGCCCGACAGCTTCGAGTACAGGCGGAAGAAGTTCTGGAGGGTGATCGTGGCGAGCGTCTGGTTCTCGTCCTTGATGTCCACCCCCTCCTTCGCCTCGATCGCCTGGTGCATGCCCTCGTTGTAGCGGCGGCCGGCGAGGATACGGCCGGTGTGCTCGTCGACGATCATGACTTCGCCGTCGATGACGACGTAGTCCTTGTCCTTCTTGAACAGTTCCTTCGCCTTGATGGCGTTGTTCAGGTAGCCGACGAGCGGGGTGTTCACCGACTCGTAGAGGTTGTCGATGCCGAGCCAGTCCTCGACCTTCGCGACGCCCGCCTCGTGGATGCCGACGGTGCGCTTCTTCTCGTCGACCTCGTAGTCGCCGGTCTCCTCGATGCCCTTGAGCGGGTTGCCCGGCTCGCCCTTGGTCAGGCGGGTGACCAGCTTCGCGAAGTCCCCGTACCACTTGGTGGCCTGGTCGGCCGGGCCGGAGATGATCAGCGGGGTGCGGGCCTCGTCCACGAGGATCGAGTCGACCTCGTCGACCACGGCGAAGTTGTGGCCGCGCTGCACCAGCTCGTCCTTCGACCACGCCATGTTGTCGCGCAGGTAGTCGAAGCCGAACTCGTTGTTCGTGCCGTAGGTGATGTCGCAGTTGTACTGCTCGCGGCGCTGCGCCGGCGACATGTTCGCCAGGATGCAGCCCACGCTCAGGCCGAGGAACTTGTGGACGCGGCCCATCATCTCGGAGTCGCGCTCGGCCAGGTAGTCGTTCACCGTGATCAGGTGGACGCCCTTGCCGGACAGTGCGTTCAGGTACGCGGGCAGGGTGCCGACGAGGGTCTTGCCCTCACCGGTCTTCATCTCCGCCACGTAGCCGAGGTGCAGCGCCGCACCGCCCATGAGCTGGACGTCGTAGTGCCGCTGGCCCAGGACGCGCTTCGCGGCCTCGCGGACCGTGGCGAAGGCCTCCGGCAGCAGGTCGTCGAGGCTCTCGCCGTCCTGGTAGCGCTGCTTGTACTCGTCCGTGAGCGCCCGCAACTCGGCGTCGGAGAGGTTGACGAAGTCCTCTTCGATGGAGTTGACCTGGTCCGCGATGCGGTGCAGTTTGCGCAGGATCTTGCCTTCGCCTGCACGCATGAGCTTGTTGAAGACGGACACCGAGGTTTGTCTCCTTGCCGGTCGGGCCTGGCACTGGTTCGTACGCGGGCACGGAGGGTGGGCCCCACCGCACCGGCCATCGTAAGCGAGGACCCGGTCGCGTCGGGAGGTCCGCCGTGGCCGCGGGGCTGCAAGCGCCCGGAATGAGAACGTACGGGGGAGCCGGAAGGTGCCGCAGCACGGCAAAACTGGTCGCCACGGCGCGGCGGCGCCAGCAGAATCCGGTCATGGAACCCATCACCCTGAGCACCGACCGGCTGGTCCTGCGCCCCTGGGAGCCCGAGGACGCCGACGCCGTCCACCGCGCCTGCCAGGACCCCGGCATCCAGCGCTGGACCTCCGTCCCCGCCCCGTACGAGATCGGGCACGCCCGCGCCTGGACCGGCGAGATCGCGCCGGCCGGCTGGCGGGAGGACACCGAGTACTCCTTCGGCATCCGCCTCGCCGGCCCCGGCACCCTCGTCGGAGCGGTCGGACTGCATGTGCGCGGCCCCGCCGCCTACGAGGTCGGCTACTGGACGGCCGCCGGGCACCGCGGCCGCGGGTACGCCGCCGAGGCCGTCGGCGCGGCCGCCCGCTGGGCCTTCACCGCGCTCGGCGCCGGCCGGGTCGAGTGGCGGGCCGAGGTCGGCAACGCCGGATCCCGGGCCGTCGCGGAGAAGGCCGGATTCCGCGTCGAGGGCGTCCTGCGGGCCGCCCTGGCGGTCCGCGGCACCTGGCGCGACTGCTGGGTGGGCGGCCTCCTCCCCGCCGACCTCGGCATGGAGTCCGCGCTCCCCCACCTCCCGGCCCGGGGCCACGGACCCGCTGTCAGTACCGCGTCCTAGGCTGCGGCCATGACCACCCCCGCCGCAGCAGCCGTGTCCCTCTCCGCCGACGAAGCCCGCAGGATCGCCCTGCGCGCCCAGGGGTTCCTCGGGGCCCCCGACCGGCGGGCCGGGGTGCGGGGCATGCTGCGCCGCCTCGGCGCCGTCCAGCTCGACACGATCTCGGTCCTGGCCCGCTCGCACGAGCTCGTCCCGTACGCCCGCCTCGGCGCGGTCGGCCGCGGGACCGTCGAGGCGGCGTACTGGTCGCAGGGCCACGCCTTCGAGTACTGGTCGCACGCGGCCTGCATCCTGCCCATGGAGGAGTGGCCCCACTTCGCCTTCCGGCGGCGCGCCAACCGGGCCCGCGGCCACCGCTGGCACATCCTCGCCGACCAGGACCGCTCCACCCGGGCCGTACGGGACCGCCTCCGGGCGGAGGGGCCGCTGACCTCGACCGGGCTGGGCGGCGCCAAGAACGGCGGCGAGTGGTTCCAGTGGTCCGAGACCAAGATCGCGGTGGAGTGGCTGCTCGACATCGGCGAGGTCGTCTGCACCGAGCGGCGCAGCTGGAAGCGCGTGTACGACCTGGCCGAGCGGGCCGTTCCCGGCGCCCTGTTCCACGACGGACTCGACGACCGGGAGTGCCTGCGCCGCCTGGTCGCGCTGGCCGGGCAGAGCCTGGGCGTCGGCACCCGCGCCGACATCGCCGACTACCACCGCCTCAAGGGCGAGCAGGTCGACGCGGTCATCGCGGACTCGGGCCTGGTCCCCGTCGAGGTCGAGGGCTGGGGCAAGCCGGCCTGGGCGGACCCGGCCGCCCTGGCCGCCGCCCCGCGCGGCCGCCACCGCACCACCCTGCTGTCCCCGTTCGACTCCCTGGTGTGGGACCGGGCGCGCACCGAGCGGGTCTTCGGCTTCACGCACCGGCTGGAGGCCTACGTCCCCAAGGCACAGCGGATACACGGCTACTTCGCGATGCCGCTGCTGGCGGGCGGGCGGCTGCGCGGCCGGGTCGACCCGGCCCGCGAGGGCAGCACGCTGGTGGCCCGGCAGCTGTCGCTGACCTCCCCCGGGGACGCCCGGCACATGGCGGCGGCCCTGCGCGAGGCGGCCGAGTGGGTCGGCTGCGACGCCGTCCGCGTCGAGCGCGCGGCCACTCCGCAGGAGGCGGCCGCCGTCACGGCGGAGCTGGCCGCGCTCTGACCGGTGCGCGCGGGCGGCCCCGGGGCTCTCCGGGGCCGCGCCCGGCAGGCCGCCGTGCTAGCGGATCTCCAGGATCTTCTCGCGCATGGCGTACACGACCGCTTCCATCCGGGAGTGCAGCTGGAGCTTCTCCAGGATGTTGCGGACGTGGTTCTTCACCGTGTTCTCGGAGATGAACAACTCCTTGGCGATGTCCCGGTTGTTCATCCCCGTCGCGACCAGCTTGAGGACCTCCAGCTCGCGGTCGGTGAGCCGCGGCGCCGGGACCAGCCGGCGCTCGTCGGTCCGCTGGATCATCGACTTGAACTCGGTCAGCAGCTTCGACGCCATTGAGGGGCTGATCTGCGACTGCCCGTCCGCCACCGCGCGGATCGCGGTGGCCACCTCGTCCGTGGAGATCTCCTTCAGCAGGTAGCCCGTCGCCCCCGCCTTGATCGCGTCGTAGAGGTCGGCCTCCTCGTCGCTGATCGTCAGCATGATGATCTTCGCGGAGGGGGCCACCTCCTTGATCGAGGTGCATGCCTCGATCCCGCCGCGGCGCGGCATCCGCACGTCCATCAGCACGATGTCCGGCAGCAGGTCCGCCGCCTTGTCCACCGCCTCCGCTCCGTCCCCGGCCTCGCCGACGACCTGGATGTCCTCCTCGTGCGCGAGGACGATCTCCAGCCCGCGCCGGAACAGGGCATGGTCGTCGACGACGAGCACCCGGATCGGCTCACCGCCGTCTTCGCCGCGCTCCGGCCCGAAACCGTCCGCCATCGTTCCTCCCCCTGCACGTACCGAGCTGCCGGCCAACGCCGCGGGCAGGCCCGCGGGTTGACTGCCCGCCATGATTCCATGCCCGCGGTTCCCGGCGCGGGCGCCCGGACGGCGACCGGCGCATACCGGTCATCCGCAGCCGGGCCGCCCGGTCACGGCGGTGCCCCCGCCGGACACCGAGGCGTCCGGCGGGGGCACCGCGCGGAAATCCGGTGCGGCCTCAGCCGCCGAGCGCGCCGCCCGCGCCCCCTGCACCGGCCTCGCCGTTGCTGGAGGCCTGGTCGGAGTTGAGGTGGATCACGCCGTAGTCGTAGCCGTGGCGCCGGTAGACGACGCTCGGCATCTTGGTGTCGGAGTCGACGAACAGGTAGAAGTCGTGGCCGACCAGCTCCATCTCGTACAGGGCCTGGTCGAGCGACATGGGTGAAGCCGAGTGCGTCTTCTCGCGGACGATGAGCGGGCCTTCGCCCTGCACCTCCAGCGATCCGA
Coding sequences within:
- the secA gene encoding preprotein translocase subunit SecA; the protein is MSVFNKLMRAGEGKILRKLHRIADQVNSIEEDFVNLSDAELRALTDEYKQRYQDGESLDDLLPEAFATVREAAKRVLGQRHYDVQLMGGAALHLGYVAEMKTGEGKTLVGTLPAYLNALSGKGVHLITVNDYLAERDSEMMGRVHKFLGLSVGCILANMSPAQRREQYNCDITYGTNNEFGFDYLRDNMAWSKDELVQRGHNFAVVDEVDSILVDEARTPLIISGPADQATKWYGDFAKLVTRLTKGEPGNPLKGIEETGDYEVDEKKRTVGIHEAGVAKVEDWLGIDNLYESVNTPLVGYLNNAIKAKELFKKDKDYVVIDGEVMIVDEHTGRILAGRRYNEGMHQAIEAKEGVDIKDENQTLATITLQNFFRLYSKLSGMTGTAMTEAAEFHQIYKLGVVPIPTNRPMQRVDQADLIYRTEVAKFAAVVDDIAEKHEKGQPILVGTTSVEKSEYLSRQLSKRGIPHEVLNAKQHDREAAIVAQAGRRGAVTVATNMAGRGTDIKLGGNPDDLAEAELRQQGLDPEEHIEEWAAALPAALQRAEAAVKAEFEEVKALGGLYVLGTERHESRRIDNQLRGRSGRQGDPGESRFYLSLGDDLMRLFKAQMVERVMAMANVPDDVPIENKMVTRAIASAQSQVETQNFETRKNVLKYDEVLNSQREVIYGERRRVLEGEDLHEQVRFFMDDTIDAYIAAETVEGFAEEWDLDRLWGAFKQLYPIKVTIEELEDAAGDRAGITAEFIAESVKDDIHEQYAAREKALGSDIMRELERRVVLSVLDRKWREHLYEMDYLQEGIGLRAMAQKDPLVEYQREGFDMFNAMMEGIKEESVGYLFNLEVQVEQQVEEVPVQDAAPSLAKEPAGARPEIRAKGLDAPQRPDRLHFSAPTVDGEGGVVEGDFDSDGQAGDGMTRAERRKAQKAAGGRRRKK
- a CDS encoding DUF6912 family protein gives rise to the protein MRVYVPLTLPGLAEVHQAGELGGDPLRGYAVTPGLREWYVSDDLEELEYAALGRAAEASLRLLAEDAAAPRKRVVVAFDVAEQAAAPVPGSDGPALGQVALSGPVRLAAAAAVHVDADDAVADVAAAAEAVGAADAGDDAARPALDGAEDHELLWFGVQEIPGLLA
- a CDS encoding response regulator, with protein sequence MADGFGPERGEDGGEPIRVLVVDDHALFRRGLEIVLAHEEDIQVVGEAGDGAEAVDKAADLLPDIVLMDVRMPRRGGIEACTSIKEVAPSAKIIMLTISDEEADLYDAIKAGATGYLLKEISTDEVATAIRAVADGQSQISPSMASKLLTEFKSMIQRTDERRLVPAPRLTDRELEVLKLVATGMNNRDIAKELFISENTVKNHVRNILEKLQLHSRMEAVVYAMREKILEIR
- a CDS encoding HAD family hydrolase — its product is MTGGPASARRHIVWDWNGTLLHDIHAVIAATNASFAEFGFAPITLERYRELYVVPVPKFYERLMGRLPTDTEWAVMDEAFHRHYWAAAEEAGLTDGARGLLAEWEADGLTQSLLSLAPHDRLVPLVRRYGIERHFLRVDGRTGPSHTSKAGHLVRHMEALAARGVAPEHTVLIGDAVDDASAAAHVGARAVLYTGGSHSRSSLESAGVPVVDSLAEAVRTARELAE
- a CDS encoding winged helix-turn-helix domain-containing protein, giving the protein MTTPAAAAVSLSADEARRIALRAQGFLGAPDRRAGVRGMLRRLGAVQLDTISVLARSHELVPYARLGAVGRGTVEAAYWSQGHAFEYWSHAACILPMEEWPHFAFRRRANRARGHRWHILADQDRSTRAVRDRLRAEGPLTSTGLGGAKNGGEWFQWSETKIAVEWLLDIGEVVCTERRSWKRVYDLAERAVPGALFHDGLDDRECLRRLVALAGQSLGVGTRADIADYHRLKGEQVDAVIADSGLVPVEVEGWGKPAWADPAALAAAPRGRHRTTLLSPFDSLVWDRARTERVFGFTHRLEAYVPKAQRIHGYFAMPLLAGGRLRGRVDPAREGSTLVARQLSLTSPGDARHMAAALREAAEWVGCDAVRVERAATPQEAAAVTAELAAL
- a CDS encoding Rv3235 family protein — its product is MTARTAHTTRPPARRDRRGPRPARPSRPVRPRGPHDWFAEQLLAVVSGQRPVHSLLGLTVGPAYDQLVSLAPSGPLRRRLRPVLRHCGRFHPGPGVIEAFARIATGERVSAMAFRLEQGPDLRWRCAAVEIRGPRP
- a CDS encoding GNAT family N-acetyltransferase; translated protein: MEPITLSTDRLVLRPWEPEDADAVHRACQDPGIQRWTSVPAPYEIGHARAWTGEIAPAGWREDTEYSFGIRLAGPGTLVGAVGLHVRGPAAYEVGYWTAAGHRGRGYAAEAVGAAARWAFTALGAGRVEWRAEVGNAGSRAVAEKAGFRVEGVLRAALAVRGTWRDCWVGGLLPADLGMESALPHLPARGHGPAVSTAS